One genomic region from Syntrophorhabdus sp. encodes:
- a CDS encoding acylphosphatase — MQARAHIVVHGIVQGVFFRYSTQREAEGLGLTGWVRNLPDGGVEIVCEGEKDAVEKLVAWSRSGPRGAFVETADVSWEDHIGRFLTFEIRY; from the coding sequence ATGCAGGCACGAGCGCATATAGTCGTACACGGAATAGTGCAGGGCGTCTTCTTTCGGTACAGCACCCAACGTGAGGCAGAGGGCCTCGGGCTGACGGGCTGGGTCAGGAACCTCCCCGACGGCGGCGTGGAAATAGTCTGCGAAGGTGAGAAAGACGCCGTCGAGAAGCTGGTTGCGTGGTCCCGCAGCGGCCCCCGGGGGGCCTTCGTCGAGACGGCCGACGTCTCCTGGGAAGATCATATCGGCAGGTTCCTTACGTTTGAGATCAGATACTGA
- a CDS encoding HU family DNA-binding protein, whose product MTKAELISKMAAGSKISKAAAGKALEAFLDGVKAALKKDERVTLVGFGTFSVSKRKARKGRNPRTGKEIKIPSRKVPKFTAGKALKDAI is encoded by the coding sequence ATGACAAAGGCAGAATTGATTAGTAAAATGGCAGCAGGTTCCAAGATATCAAAAGCCGCTGCCGGCAAGGCCTTGGAAGCTTTTCTCGATGGAGTGAAGGCAGCACTGAAGAAAGACGAACGCGTAACGCTTGTTGGTTTTGGCACCTTTTCCGTTTCCAAGAGGAAGGCCCGCAAGGGAAGAAACCCCAGGACCGGCAAAGAGATCAAGATCCCCTCAAGAAAAGTTCCGAAATTTACGGCAGGAAAAGCGCTCAAGGACGCGATCTAA
- a CDS encoding bifunctional precorrin-2 dehydrogenase/sirohydrochlorin ferrochelatase yields the protein MRSDTEKHHYYPLFLDVTGKECLVVGGGTVAERKALMLLKFNASVTVVSPKVTKKLSDLAGRGVLRLLSRRYRTGDLDNAAMVFACTDDRDTNGVVREDAAKKGVLINVVDKPKECDFIVPSIIRKGDVTIAISTSGVLPMASKKIRQTIEKTVTKDYVAYTRIIGALRRHLIDTVPDPSRRKAIMKSIASMEVGDVVRRGLTGMKKTLGEELS from the coding sequence TTGAGATCAGATACTGAGAAACATCATTACTATCCCCTCTTCCTCGACGTGACGGGGAAGGAGTGTCTTGTCGTGGGGGGCGGGACCGTCGCGGAGCGCAAGGCCTTGATGCTCCTTAAGTTCAACGCCTCGGTGACCGTCGTCAGCCCAAAGGTGACGAAAAAGCTGTCGGACCTCGCCGGCAGGGGTGTGCTGCGCCTCCTTTCGCGGAGGTACCGCACGGGTGACCTCGACAACGCTGCGATGGTTTTCGCCTGCACCGACGACAGGGACACGAACGGTGTCGTACGCGAGGATGCTGCGAAAAAGGGCGTTCTCATCAATGTCGTCGACAAACCAAAGGAGTGCGATTTCATCGTCCCTTCCATCATCAGAAAGGGGGACGTCACGATAGCCATATCCACGTCGGGGGTCCTCCCCATGGCATCGAAGAAGATACGCCAGACCATCGAAAAGACGGTGACGAAGGATTACGTCGCCTACACGCGCATCATCGGCGCCCTAAGACGGCATCTCATCGACACCGTCCCCGACCCCTCAAGGCGCAAAGCCATTATGAAGAGCATAGCCTCCATGGAGGTGGGCGACGTCGTCAGGCGCGGCCTCACGGGTATGAAGAAGACCCTCGGCGAAGAGCTCTCATGA
- a CDS encoding cupin domain-containing protein, producing MRPHAECSGGLIMGDGKSEGFHAIHPAGDEGKARDYRPWGYYEVLADLPDCKVKRIVVYPGCRLSLQRHKHRDEHWFVVAGDALVTIDRREIPVARNGSVDIPRALLHRVNNTGTDDLVFIEVQTGDYFGEDDIERLEDDYGRA from the coding sequence ATGAGGCCCCACGCCGAATGTTCCGGGGGATTGATCATGGGTGATGGGAAAAGTGAAGGGTTTCATGCCATCCATCCGGCGGGGGACGAGGGAAAGGCGAGAGACTATCGTCCCTGGGGCTATTATGAGGTCCTGGCCGATCTGCCTGATTGCAAGGTGAAGAGGATAGTCGTGTACCCGGGGTGCCGTTTGAGCCTGCAGAGGCACAAGCACAGGGATGAGCACTGGTTCGTGGTGGCCGGGGACGCCCTTGTCACAATAGACCGAAGGGAGATACCCGTTGCCAGGAACGGTTCCGTCGACATCCCCAGGGCACTCCTGCACAGGGTGAACAACACGGGGACCGACGATCTCGTCTTCATCGAGGTTCAAACGGGAGACTATTTCGGAGAGGACGATATCGAAAGGCTGGAGGATGACTACGGAAGGGCGTAA
- the ccsB gene encoding c-type cytochrome biogenesis protein CcsB, translating to MNVYLYNTALGLYLASTLVYAVSLASNRPRFERPGYYLLAAAFVVHFASTVARFFEAGYTPITNIYESLSFLALCIAGFFIYIRKTYRVEMVGSIIAPLVSLVVIMSLGFPSEIRPLIPALRSAWLPVHTVLSFLGNGIFVVGFFISILYLLIEKEIKRKRSFLFSDRFPSLETLDRINYRCMSLGFPFLTAGIITGSIWAGFAWGSYWRWDPKETWSLITWIVYAILFHNRLALGWRGRRTAYMMIIGFLLVLFTFLGVNFLLKSLHAYV from the coding sequence ATGAACGTTTACCTCTATAACACAGCCCTCGGGCTCTACCTCGCATCCACCCTCGTCTATGCCGTGAGCCTCGCTTCGAACAGGCCGCGCTTCGAAAGGCCGGGGTATTACCTTCTTGCCGCCGCCTTCGTGGTCCACTTCGCCTCCACCGTGGCGCGCTTCTTCGAGGCCGGCTATACCCCCATCACGAACATCTACGAATCCCTTTCCTTCCTGGCACTGTGCATCGCCGGTTTCTTCATATACATACGGAAGACCTATCGCGTGGAGATGGTGGGGAGTATCATCGCGCCTCTTGTCTCTCTTGTCGTCATCATGTCGCTCGGCTTCCCGAGCGAGATACGGCCCCTCATCCCGGCGTTGAGGAGCGCCTGGCTTCCCGTCCATACCGTCCTTTCATTCCTGGGCAACGGGATATTCGTCGTCGGCTTCTTCATATCCATCCTCTATCTCCTCATAGAGAAGGAGATCAAGCGAAAGAGGTCCTTCCTCTTTTCCGACAGGTTCCCCTCCCTCGAGACCCTGGACAGGATCAACTACCGGTGCATGTCCCTGGGCTTTCCCTTCCTCACCGCGGGGATAATAACGGGCTCCATCTGGGCCGGTTTTGCCTGGGGTTCCTACTGGAGGTGGGACCCCAAGGAAACATGGTCGCTCATCACGTGGATAGTGTACGCCATCCTCTTTCATAACAGGCTCGCTCTCGGGTGGCGGGGAAGAAGGACGGCCTACATGATGATCATCGGTTTCCTTCTTGTCCTTTTCACGTTCCTTGGGGTCAACTTCCTCCTCAAGAGCCTGCACGCGTACGTGTGA
- the hemC gene encoding hydroxymethylbilane synthase: MKKTWIVGTRGSKLALRQTQIVVDALREANPGHEFSIRTIRTTGDTIWDKPLAEIGGKGLFVKEIEEELVRGGIDIAVHSMKDLPAELAGDLVVGAVMVREDPRDAFVSTRLKSIRELHSGSRVGTGSTRRKAQLMRYREGVDVVPLRGNVDTRMRKLTAENLDGIILAAAGIRRLGLEKVITEMIPADIMVPTAGQGAIGIEIRRGDEATGLLGAIDHDRTHREVAIERAVQAAVGGGCSIPLGIHARIEDDGIDLSLSLGNEEGVILVHEKLSGKPGGEQALIEKASRILLKHMDTGYGL; encoded by the coding sequence ATGAAGAAGACATGGATAGTGGGGACAAGGGGCTCTAAACTTGCCCTCAGGCAGACACAGATAGTGGTGGATGCGCTGAGGGAGGCCAACCCCGGCCACGAATTTTCGATACGGACCATCAGAACGACGGGTGACACCATCTGGGACAAGCCCCTCGCCGAGATCGGGGGCAAGGGCCTTTTCGTCAAAGAGATAGAGGAGGAACTCGTCCGCGGAGGCATCGACATTGCCGTCCACAGCATGAAGGACCTCCCCGCCGAGCTTGCCGGAGACCTTGTCGTCGGCGCCGTCATGGTCCGTGAGGACCCGAGGGACGCCTTCGTCTCGACCCGGCTTAAGAGCATACGCGAGCTTCACAGCGGTAGCCGCGTGGGGACGGGGAGCACGCGCCGGAAGGCCCAGCTCATGAGATACCGTGAGGGTGTGGATGTCGTCCCCTTGAGGGGAAACGTTGACACCCGAATGCGGAAGCTGACGGCGGAAAACCTCGACGGCATCATCCTTGCGGCCGCCGGGATACGGCGCCTGGGGCTCGAAAAGGTCATAACGGAGATGATCCCGGCGGACATCATGGTGCCCACGGCGGGCCAGGGGGCCATCGGCATCGAGATCCGCCGGGGCGATGAGGCAACCGGACTCCTCGGGGCGATCGATCATGACAGGACGCACCGGGAGGTAGCCATCGAGAGGGCCGTTCAGGCGGCGGTCGGAGGGGGGTGCAGCATCCCTCTCGGGATCCACGCGCGGATCGAAGACGACGGGATCGACCTCTCCCTCTCCCTGGGGAACGAGGAAGGGGTCATCCTCGTCCACGAAAAGCTCTCCGGGAAACCCGGCGGAGAACAGGCTCTCATCGAAAAAGCCTCACGTATACTGCTCAAACATATGGATACAGGTTATGGGTTATAG
- a CDS encoding CoA activase, which produces MYRLGIDIGSVSVNVAVVNENGKIVRSQYIRHKGKPFVAAKEAIEEAAGAYEVEFIATTGTGAKVFASLVGAAFVNEIVAISRAMGKLYPLTGSVIDIGGEDSKLIVFEPSGRKGVPLRVKDFSMNALCAAGTGAFLDQQASRLRFTIEEFSDVALKAKNIPRIAGRCTVFAKSDMIHLQQIATPDYEIVAGLCYALARNFKGNIAKGKDVKTPVAFIGGVAANAGMRTALKEVFELTEDTFFVPGNYTSIGAAGAVYAVLEDPSLKVSFAGLDRLIAYLDEERQEATHEPLSLSAANMNVAYDMKPVTGKTKVYLGVDVGSISTNLVLIDEERNVLAKRYLMTEGRPLEAVKRGLAEIGDEVGDMVEIVGSGTTGSGRYLTADFIGADIVRNEITAQAQAAIAIDPGVDTIFEIGGQDSKYISIDNGVIVDFEMNKACAAGTGSFLEEQAERLDISIKEEFGALALTSKKPVKMGERCTVFIESDVIHQQQRGAAREDIVSGLAYSIVQNYLNKVVVDRRVGRRIFFQGGTAFNKGVVAAFEKVLGMPITVPPHHDVTGAIGVAILAMKEKTWEKSGFKGFDLSKRSYTVETFECKGCENLCEIRKVIVENETPLYYGSRCEKYDVVRRGEKKEMADLFSMREEILNEIYDREAGNPTIGIPKVLHMHELLPFWKSFLTELGFHVVVSDVTNKKTVRDGVENIIVESCFPIKLAHGHVMNLLQKGIDNIFIPSVISLGKPSKHARNSFACPYAQSLPYTIKGSIDFDGRQARVLTPIIRFGEGDEAVLANLVEHFKPFGKSKRSVKKAFEAARHVQDSFYRRLTEMGRAFLDELREDDKVMVIVGRPYNSADPGANLNIHKKLMNLGVPAIPMDMLPVNDMIEDTVDLEHMYWGYGQKILKAARAVKSSRNLYAVYVTSFGCGPDSFISHFFKRIMGNKPYLSLEIDEHSADAGIVTRLEAFLDSITNARFDDGVVERRTTAFEMDGRRRRIYVPYMSDHSHALAAAFRSCGVDAEVMKESTEETVLLGRRYTSGKECYPCILTTGDMLRTVHAEGFDPERSAFFMPSGEGPCRFGQYNRFHRMVLDEAGFAGVPIYAPNQDHRFYKEFNIVGGRFTRLGWRAVVAVDLLTKILHETRPYEKVPGTTDAVYAEALAAVCRCIETGAKDIDVVLKDVLGRFRAIERRQEKRPTIGLVGEIYIRSNKFSNSQLIRAVEDLGGVVWLAPVCEWISYVNYTGKRKSRKRDTLLGVLGFVITEYIQSKDEHLMEDIFVPFIKYGPEPKIKDILEKASPYIHDSFEGEAVLTVGKSVDFARKGVAGIINAMPFTCMPGTVSSAIMRLIQQNHDIPVINIAYDGQGITNILTRLEAFMHQVREHIRD; this is translated from the coding sequence ATGTACAGGCTGGGAATAGATATCGGTTCGGTTAGCGTTAACGTGGCAGTTGTCAACGAGAACGGAAAGATCGTCAGGTCGCAGTATATCCGTCACAAGGGGAAACCCTTTGTCGCTGCGAAGGAGGCCATCGAGGAGGCGGCCGGAGCATACGAAGTGGAGTTCATCGCGACCACGGGGACCGGAGCGAAGGTCTTCGCCTCCCTCGTGGGGGCTGCTTTCGTCAACGAGATCGTCGCCATTTCACGGGCCATGGGCAAGCTGTACCCCTTAACGGGAAGCGTCATCGACATCGGCGGAGAGGATTCAAAGCTGATCGTTTTCGAGCCATCCGGGCGAAAGGGAGTCCCCTTGCGCGTCAAAGATTTTTCCATGAACGCGCTCTGCGCCGCCGGGACGGGGGCTTTCCTCGACCAGCAGGCGTCGCGGCTAAGGTTCACCATAGAGGAATTCAGCGACGTGGCCTTGAAGGCGAAGAACATTCCCCGCATAGCCGGGCGGTGCACCGTCTTCGCGAAATCGGACATGATCCATCTCCAACAGATAGCGACACCCGATTACGAGATAGTCGCGGGACTCTGCTACGCGCTGGCACGCAATTTCAAGGGCAATATCGCCAAGGGCAAGGACGTGAAGACGCCTGTCGCGTTCATCGGCGGCGTGGCGGCGAACGCCGGGATGAGGACCGCCTTGAAAGAGGTCTTCGAACTGACGGAGGACACCTTCTTCGTTCCCGGGAACTATACCTCCATCGGCGCCGCGGGTGCTGTGTACGCCGTCCTTGAAGACCCGTCCCTCAAGGTCTCCTTTGCCGGTCTTGACAGGCTCATCGCCTATCTCGATGAGGAAAGGCAGGAGGCCACCCACGAGCCGCTCTCCCTCTCGGCCGCGAACATGAACGTGGCCTACGACATGAAGCCCGTGACGGGAAAGACGAAGGTATATCTGGGCGTGGACGTGGGATCCATCAGCACGAACCTCGTCCTCATCGACGAGGAAAGGAATGTCCTCGCCAAGAGATACCTCATGACGGAGGGCCGGCCGCTCGAAGCGGTCAAGAGGGGCCTTGCCGAGATAGGCGATGAGGTCGGCGACATGGTGGAGATCGTCGGCTCCGGCACCACAGGGTCGGGCCGTTACCTGACGGCCGATTTCATCGGCGCCGACATTGTCCGCAACGAGATCACCGCCCAGGCGCAGGCGGCGATAGCCATCGACCCCGGAGTGGACACCATTTTCGAGATAGGCGGCCAGGACTCCAAGTACATCAGCATCGACAACGGCGTGATAGTCGACTTTGAGATGAACAAGGCCTGCGCGGCGGGCACGGGCTCCTTCCTGGAAGAGCAGGCGGAGAGGCTCGACATCTCCATCAAAGAGGAGTTCGGCGCCCTGGCCCTCACGTCGAAAAAGCCGGTGAAGATGGGGGAGCGGTGCACGGTCTTCATCGAGTCCGACGTCATTCACCAGCAGCAGCGCGGCGCCGCCAGGGAAGACATCGTCTCGGGGCTTGCCTATTCCATCGTCCAGAACTACCTCAACAAGGTCGTCGTCGACAGGAGGGTGGGCAGGCGGATATTCTTCCAGGGCGGCACGGCCTTCAACAAGGGCGTCGTCGCGGCCTTCGAAAAGGTGCTGGGCATGCCGATAACGGTTCCTCCCCATCACGACGTGACGGGCGCCATCGGTGTTGCCATCCTGGCAATGAAGGAGAAGACCTGGGAGAAGAGCGGATTCAAGGGGTTTGACCTCAGCAAGAGGTCCTACACCGTCGAGACCTTCGAATGCAAGGGGTGCGAGAACCTCTGCGAGATACGCAAGGTCATCGTCGAGAACGAGACGCCCCTCTACTACGGCAGCAGGTGCGAGAAGTACGATGTCGTACGCAGGGGTGAGAAGAAGGAGATGGCGGACCTCTTTTCGATGCGGGAGGAGATCCTCAACGAGATCTACGACAGGGAGGCCGGAAATCCGACGATAGGCATACCGAAAGTGCTTCACATGCACGAGCTTCTGCCGTTCTGGAAGAGCTTTCTGACGGAACTGGGGTTCCATGTCGTCGTCTCCGACGTGACGAACAAGAAGACCGTGAGGGACGGCGTGGAGAATATCATCGTGGAGAGCTGCTTTCCCATAAAGCTCGCCCACGGTCACGTGATGAACCTTCTTCAGAAGGGGATCGACAACATCTTCATCCCCAGCGTCATCAGTCTCGGCAAGCCTTCGAAGCACGCGAGAAACTCCTTCGCCTGTCCCTACGCTCAGTCTCTCCCGTACACAATCAAGGGGTCCATCGATTTCGATGGCAGGCAGGCCCGGGTGCTGACGCCCATCATCCGGTTCGGGGAGGGCGACGAGGCCGTTCTCGCCAACCTCGTGGAGCACTTCAAACCCTTCGGCAAGTCGAAAAGGAGCGTGAAGAAGGCCTTCGAGGCGGCGCGTCACGTCCAGGATTCCTTCTACCGGCGCCTCACGGAAATGGGCCGGGCCTTTCTCGACGAGTTGCGTGAGGACGACAAGGTCATGGTCATCGTCGGCAGGCCATACAACAGTGCCGACCCGGGAGCGAACCTCAACATCCACAAGAAACTGATGAACCTGGGCGTTCCGGCGATACCCATGGACATGCTGCCCGTGAACGACATGATCGAGGACACCGTCGATCTGGAGCACATGTACTGGGGCTACGGGCAGAAGATACTGAAGGCGGCCCGGGCGGTGAAGAGCAGCAGGAATCTCTATGCCGTATATGTGACCAGCTTTGGCTGTGGTCCCGACTCCTTCATATCCCACTTCTTCAAAAGGATCATGGGCAACAAGCCTTACCTGTCCCTCGAGATAGACGAGCACAGCGCCGACGCGGGGATAGTCACGAGGCTCGAGGCGTTCCTCGACAGCATCACCAACGCCCGCTTCGACGACGGGGTCGTCGAGCGCAGGACGACAGCCTTCGAGATGGACGGCCGGCGAAGGAGGATCTACGTGCCCTACATGTCGGATCATTCCCATGCCCTTGCCGCCGCTTTCCGTTCCTGCGGAGTGGACGCGGAGGTCATGAAGGAATCTACGGAAGAGACGGTGCTGTTGGGGCGCAGGTATACCTCGGGGAAGGAGTGCTACCCCTGCATCCTGACAACGGGCGATATGCTGAGGACGGTCCACGCTGAGGGCTTCGACCCTGAGCGGAGTGCCTTTTTCATGCCTTCCGGAGAAGGCCCGTGCCGGTTCGGCCAGTACAACCGTTTCCACAGGATGGTCCTCGACGAGGCCGGTTTCGCCGGTGTTCCCATCTACGCCCCCAACCAGGACCACCGGTTCTACAAGGAATTCAACATAGTCGGGGGCAGGTTCACCCGTCTCGGCTGGCGGGCCGTTGTGGCGGTGGACCTCCTGACGAAGATCCTTCACGAGACACGCCCCTATGAAAAAGTGCCGGGAACGACGGATGCGGTCTACGCGGAGGCGCTTGCCGCGGTTTGCCGGTGCATCGAGACGGGCGCGAAGGACATCGATGTTGTGCTCAAGGACGTCCTCGGGAGGTTCAGGGCCATAGAGCGCCGCCAGGAGAAGAGGCCGACGATAGGCCTCGTGGGCGAGATCTACATACGGTCCAACAAGTTCAGCAACTCCCAGCTCATACGGGCGGTCGAGGACCTGGGAGGCGTGGTGTGGCTCGCGCCCGTGTGCGAATGGATATCCTACGTCAACTACACGGGCAAGAGGAAGAGCAGGAAAAGAGATACCCTCCTCGGAGTCCTCGGTTTCGTCATAACCGAGTACATCCAGAGCAAGGACGAGCACCTGATGGAAGACATCTTCGTGCCCTTCATCAAGTATGGGCCCGAGCCGAAGATAAAGGACATCCTGGAAAAGGCGAGCCCCTACATCCACGACAGCTTCGAGGGAGAGGCCGTCCTCACCGTCGGGAAGAGCGTCGATTTCGCCCGCAAGGGGGTCGCGGGGATCATCAACGCCATGCCCTTCACCTGTATGCCCGGTACCGTGTCGAGCGCCATCATGCGGCTCATCCAGCAGAACCATGACATACCGGTCATCAACATCGCCTACGACGGCCAGGGCATAACGAACATCCTGACAAGGCTGGAGGCGTTCATGCACCAGGTGAGGGAGCACATAAGAGATTGA
- a CDS encoding glutamyl-tRNA reductase produces MKKQAIGILGLNHNTAPLNVREKLYIKEGSIPALLRMLREEGVPESVIVSTCNRTEIYFSGEDSEEMMEKVRRVLSRAFTAPDDWFTAYTYGLSGEEAFRHLFLVASGLDSMVIGEPEILGQVKDAYRIAASERSTGFFLNKTFHKTFNVAKRIRTETRIGYNPLSISSMAVELAKRIFGTLDKKRILVIGAGEMCEVALKYFQKQGVSDILITNRTYGKAQKLAGEIIGKARPFETLFDLIVDVDMVLASTGSEEPLIDPARLQAVMKKRKNRPIFFIDIAVPRDVDPAVNDMDNVYLYDIDDLKDLSQKHLSDRVRESEKAQVIIDDEAARFSEWLRKVDVNPLISHIMARAEEIRSKEMKRALGRMGVSDDETVNNIDTMTRALMNKLVHPYLALLKENGDPAVFDTLKKLFQFEDNDEEDMDSGDKGL; encoded by the coding sequence ATGAAGAAACAGGCGATCGGCATACTCGGGCTCAACCACAACACGGCACCCCTCAACGTGCGGGAAAAACTCTACATCAAGGAAGGATCCATACCCGCCCTCCTGAGGATGCTCCGCGAAGAAGGCGTTCCGGAATCGGTCATCGTCTCCACCTGCAACAGGACGGAGATCTATTTCTCCGGCGAGGACTCTGAGGAGATGATGGAAAAGGTCCGTCGTGTCCTTTCCCGGGCCTTCACGGCACCCGATGACTGGTTCACCGCCTACACGTACGGCCTCTCCGGAGAAGAGGCCTTTCGCCATCTTTTCCTCGTCGCGTCGGGCCTCGACTCCATGGTCATCGGTGAGCCGGAGATACTGGGCCAGGTGAAGGACGCGTACCGCATTGCCGCCTCGGAGAGATCGACAGGTTTCTTTCTCAACAAAACCTTCCACAAGACCTTCAATGTCGCCAAGCGCATACGAACGGAGACGCGGATCGGATACAATCCCCTGTCCATCAGCTCCATGGCCGTGGAACTCGCGAAGCGCATATTCGGGACCCTCGACAAAAAAAGGATACTTGTCATCGGCGCCGGAGAGATGTGCGAGGTGGCCCTGAAATACTTTCAGAAACAGGGGGTCTCCGACATCCTCATCACCAACAGGACCTATGGCAAGGCGCAAAAACTGGCCGGGGAGATAATCGGCAAGGCCAGACCCTTCGAGACGCTCTTCGACCTTATCGTCGATGTCGACATGGTCCTTGCCTCCACGGGGTCCGAGGAACCCCTCATCGACCCCGCAAGGCTCCAGGCGGTGATGAAGAAGAGGAAGAACAGGCCCATATTCTTCATCGATATCGCCGTCCCCCGCGACGTCGACCCTGCCGTCAATGACATGGACAACGTCTATCTCTACGACATAGACGACCTCAAGGATCTCTCCCAGAAGCACCTCTCCGACAGGGTCCGTGAGTCCGAAAAGGCGCAGGTCATCATAGATGACGAGGCAGCACGGTTCTCCGAGTGGCTCAGGAAGGTCGACGTCAATCCTCTCATCAGCCACATCATGGCCCGGGCCGAGGAGATACGGTCGAAGGAGATGAAAAGGGCCCTTGGCAGGATGGGGGTCAGTGATGACGAGACGGTGAACAATATCGACACCATGACGAGGGCGCTCATGAACAAGCTCGTCCACCCTTACCTGGCGCTCCTCAAGGAGAACGGAGACCCTGCCGTGTTCGACACGCTGAAAAAGCTCTTTCAATTCGAGGACAACGATGAAGAAGACATGGATAGTGGGGACAAGGGGCTCTAA